One part of the Phacochoerus africanus isolate WHEZ1 chromosome 7, ROS_Pafr_v1, whole genome shotgun sequence genome encodes these proteins:
- the ENO2 gene encoding gamma-enolase, with the protein MSIEKIWAREILDSRGNPTVEVDLYTAKGLFRAAVPSGASTGIYEALELRDGDKQRYLGKGVLKAVDHINTTIAPALISSGLSVVEQEKLDNLMLDLDGTENKSKFGANAILGVSLAVCKAGAAERDLPLYRHIAQLAGNSDLILPVPAFNVINGGSHAGNKLAMQEFMILPVGAESFRDAMRLGAEVYHTLKGVIKDKYGKDATNVGDEGGFAPNILENSEALELVKEAIDKAGYTEKIVIGMDVAASEFYRDGKYDLDFKSPADPSRYITGDQLGALYQDFVRDYPVVSIEDPFDQDDWAAWSKFTANVGIQIVGDDLTVTNPKRIERAVEEKACNCLLLKVNQIGSVSEAIQACKLAQENGWGVMVSHRSGETEDTFIADLVVGLCTGQIKTGAPCRSERLAKYNQLMRIEEELGDEARFAGHNFRNPSVL; encoded by the exons ATGTCCATAGAGAAGATCTGGGCCCGGGAGATCCTGGACTCCCGTGGGAATCCCACAGTGGAGGTAGATCTCTACACTGCCAAAG GTCTTTTCCGGGCTGCGGTGCCCAGCGGAGCTTCCACTGGTATCTATGAGGCCCTGGAGCTAAGGGATGGTGACAAACAGCGATACTTAGGCAAAG gTGTCCTGAAGGCAGTGGACCACATCAACACCACCATCGCCCCGGCCCTCATCAGCTCA GGCCTCTCTGTGGTGGAACAAGAGAAGCTGGACAACCTGATGTTGGACTTGGATGGGACTGAGAACAAGT CCAAGTTTGGGGCCAATGCCATCCTGGGTGTGTCCTTGGCTGTGTGTAAGGCAGGGGCGGCTGAGCGGGACTTGCCCCTCTATCGCCACATCGCTCAGCTGGCAGGGAACTCAGACCTCATCCTGCCTGTGCCG GCCTTCAATGTGATCAACGGTGGCTCTCATGCTGGGAACAAGCTGGCCATGCAGGAGTTCATGATTCTCCCGGTGGGCGCTGAGAGCTTCCGGGATGCCATGCGCCTCGGGGCAGAGGTCTACCACACGCTCAAGGGCGTCATCAAGGACAAGTATGGCAAGGATGCCACCAACGTGGGAGACGAAGGCGGCTTTGCCCCCAATATCCTGGAGAACAGTGAAG ccctggagCTGGTGAAGGAAGCCATTGACAAGGCTGGCTACACGGAAAAGATTGTCATTGGCATGGATGTCGCTGCCTCGGAGTTTTATCGTGATGGCAAATACGACTTGGACTTCAAGTCTCCTGCCGATCCTTCCCGATACATCACTGGGGACCAGCTGGGGGCCCTCTACCAGGACTTTGTCAGGGACTATCCCG TGGTCTCCATCGAGGATCCCTTTGACCAAGACGATTGGGCTGCCTGGTCAAAGTTCACAGCCAACGTGGGGATCCAGATCGTGGGTGATGACCTGACAGTGACCAACCCAAAGCGGATCGAGCGGGCGGTGGAGGAGAAGGCCTGCAACTGTCTCCTGCTGAAGGTCAACCAGATCGGCTCAGTCAGTGAAGCCATCCAAGC GTGCAAGCTGGCCCAGGAGAACGGCTGGGGAGTCATGGTGAGTCACCGCTCGGGAGAGACTGAGGACACGTTCATCGCGGACCTGGTGGTGGGGCTGTGCACGGGCCAG ATCAAGACTGGTGCCCCGTGCCGTTCTGAACGTCTGGCTAAGTACAACCAGCTCATGAG AATTGAAGAAGAGCTGGGGGACGAAGCTCGCTTCGCAGGACATAATTTCCGCAACCCCAGCGTGCTGTGA
- the LRRC23 gene encoding leucine-rich repeat-containing protein 23 isoform X2 has product MMKEGLSLLCKTGNGLAHAYVKLEVKDRDLTDIYLLHSYIHLRYVDISENHLTDLSPLNYLTHLLWLKADGNRLRSARLNELPYLQIASFAYNQITDTDGISHPRLASLDLKGNRIHMVTGLDPQKLISLHTLELRGNQLSSTLGINLPKLKNLFLAQNLLKKVEGLENLSNLTTLHLRDNQIDTLSGFSKEMKSLQYLNLRGNMVTDLGELAKLQDLPKLRALVLLDNPCADENDYRQEALVQLAHLERLDKDFYEEEERAEADEIRQRIKEEQEQEAEPEAESELDQSSI; this is encoded by the exons ATGATGAAGGAAGGGCTTTCTTTGCTCTGCAAAACCGGTAATGGACTGGCCCATGCTTACGTCAAGCTGGAGGTTAAAGACAG GGATCTGACAGACATCTACTTGCTGCATTCCTACATCCACCTGCGCTACGTGGATATTTCTGAAAACCACTTGACAGACTTGTCTCCGCTCAATTACCTCACTCACCTGCTCTGGCTGAAAGCTGATGGCAACCGACTGCGGAGTGCCCGGCTGAATGAACTGCCGTACCTGCAGATTGCCAGCTTTGCCTATAACCAGATCACTGACACTGATGGCATCTCTCATCCTCGTCTGGCCAGTCTGGATCTCAAAG GGAACCGCATCCACATGGTGACGGGTCTGGACCCCCAAAAGCTAATCAGCCTGCACACCCTGGAGCTTCGGGGCAACCAACTGAGCAGCACCCTGGGAATCAACCTTCCTAAGCTGAAGAACCTCTTCCTG GCCCAGAACCTGTTGAAGAAGGTGGAAGGTTTGGAGAACCTAAGCAATCTCACTACCTTGCATCTTCGGGACAACCAGATTGACACTCTGAGTGGCTTctccaaggaaatgaaatcactgcaGTACCTCAACCTAAG GGGCAACATGGTGACCGACCTGGGGGAGCTAGCCAAGCTGCAGGACCTGCCCAAGCTGCGAGCCCTGGTGCTGCTGGACAACCCGTGTGCAGACGAGAATGACTACCGCCAGGAGGCCCTGGTGCAGTTGGCACACCTTGAGCGCCTGGACAAGGACTTCTATGAGGAGGAGGAGCGGGCTGAGGCCGACGAGATCCGGCAGAGGATTaaggaggagcaggagcaggaggctGAGCCCGAGGCTGAATCGGAACTGGACCAGTCATCCATCTA G
- the LRRC23 gene encoding leucine-rich repeat-containing protein 23 isoform X1, with protein sequence MSDEEDLEDFEPDLDDLEREDDEKEIEEWEDYRKEGEEESEEWVSTPLTEDMMKEGLSLLCKTGNGLAHAYVKLEVKDRDLTDIYLLHSYIHLRYVDISENHLTDLSPLNYLTHLLWLKADGNRLRSARLNELPYLQIASFAYNQITDTDGISHPRLASLDLKGNRIHMVTGLDPQKLISLHTLELRGNQLSSTLGINLPKLKNLFLAQNLLKKVEGLENLSNLTTLHLRDNQIDTLSGFSKEMKSLQYLNLRGNMVTDLGELAKLQDLPKLRALVLLDNPCADENDYRQEALVQLAHLERLDKDFYEEEERAEADEIRQRIKEEQEQEAEPEAESELDQSSI encoded by the exons ATGTCAGATGAAGAGGATCTGGAAGACTTTGAGCCAGACCTGGACGACCTGGAAAGGGAAGATGACGAGAAGGAGATAGAGGAGTGGGAGGACtacaggaaggagggagaagaagagTCTGAGGAA TGGGTATCCACTCCCCTCACGGAGGACATGATGAAGGAAGGGCTTTCTTTGCTCTGCAAAACCGGTAATGGACTGGCCCATGCTTACGTCAAGCTGGAGGTTAAAGACAG GGATCTGACAGACATCTACTTGCTGCATTCCTACATCCACCTGCGCTACGTGGATATTTCTGAAAACCACTTGACAGACTTGTCTCCGCTCAATTACCTCACTCACCTGCTCTGGCTGAAAGCTGATGGCAACCGACTGCGGAGTGCCCGGCTGAATGAACTGCCGTACCTGCAGATTGCCAGCTTTGCCTATAACCAGATCACTGACACTGATGGCATCTCTCATCCTCGTCTGGCCAGTCTGGATCTCAAAG GGAACCGCATCCACATGGTGACGGGTCTGGACCCCCAAAAGCTAATCAGCCTGCACACCCTGGAGCTTCGGGGCAACCAACTGAGCAGCACCCTGGGAATCAACCTTCCTAAGCTGAAGAACCTCTTCCTG GCCCAGAACCTGTTGAAGAAGGTGGAAGGTTTGGAGAACCTAAGCAATCTCACTACCTTGCATCTTCGGGACAACCAGATTGACACTCTGAGTGGCTTctccaaggaaatgaaatcactgcaGTACCTCAACCTAAG GGGCAACATGGTGACCGACCTGGGGGAGCTAGCCAAGCTGCAGGACCTGCCCAAGCTGCGAGCCCTGGTGCTGCTGGACAACCCGTGTGCAGACGAGAATGACTACCGCCAGGAGGCCCTGGTGCAGTTGGCACACCTTGAGCGCCTGGACAAGGACTTCTATGAGGAGGAGGAGCGGGCTGAGGCCGACGAGATCCGGCAGAGGATTaaggaggagcaggagcaggaggctGAGCCCGAGGCTGAATCGGAACTGGACCAGTCATCCATCTA G